From Pseudomonas hormoni:
GAGACGTGGTCAAAAATGTCCTGGCCTTTTGCGCCCGGGAATGGAGCGCGCTCCAGGGCGGGCAGTTCTTCTTTGTACTTGCGACACATGATGGTGCGGGTCATGACGACTCTCCTGCGTTCAATACGGCGGCCGCGCGTTCGAGCAAGGTTTTGACCGGGGCGGCAAGGCCCAGGCGCGGCGGGGTGGCGAGGTTATACCAGAGCCAGTCGGCCTCGGCCACGTGATGGCCGGCCTCCTGGACCTGAACCAGCCAGGGTTCGATGGATAACTGAAAATGGCTGAAGGTATGCACCAGGCTCGGCAGCGCTTGTTGGCTGCCCAGTTCCAGCGAGTGCTGCGAGGCCAGATGCTGCAGGTCGTCGAGGTCGTCGAGTTCCGGCAGGCTCCAGAGGCCGCCCCACAAGCCCGTGGAAGGGCGTCGGTAAAGCAGAATCGCGCCCTCGCCGTTGGCGAGCATCGGCATCAGCGTACGTTTCTGCGGCACGGTTTTGCGCGGTTTGGGAATCGGGTAGCGGGTTTCCAGACCGAGCATGTGCGCTTCGCAGCCCTTTTCCAGCGGGCAGAGCAGGCAGCTCGGTTTGCTGCGGGTGCAAAGCGTGGCGCCCAGATCCATCATCGCCTGGGTGTAGGCGTTGACCCGATCATGGGGCGTGAAGCGCTCAGCGTTCGCCCACAGCTGTTTGGCGACCTTCGGTTCGCCCGGATAACCCTCCTGCGCCGTAAACCGCGCCAGCACCCGTTTGACGTTGCCATCCAGAATCGGTGCTCGCAGGCCCATGCTCAGGCTGGCGATGGCGCCCGCCGTGGACAGACCGATCCCCGGCAACTCAACCAGCTTTTCCACATCCCGTGGAAATTCGCCACCGTACTCGGCGACGACGATCTTCGCGGTCTTCTGCAAATTGCGCGCACGGGTGTAGTAGCCGAGGCCTGTCCACAGGTGCAGCACTTCGTCTTCCGGCGCAGCGGCCAGCGCTTCGACCGTCGGCAGGGAGGCCATGAAACGGTCGAAGTAATTCAACACGGTGCTGACCTGGGTCTGCTGCAACATGATTTCCGAGACCCACACCCGATACGGTGTGATGCCTTGTTGCCAAGGCAAGTCGTGGCGGCCATGGCGGTCGTACCAATCCAGCACCGCCGATGAAAACTGCTCGGCTCTCATCGCTTGAACAGCCCCTTCAATGCGTTTTTCAACTCAGGGCTGACCTTGTCGCCAAGCTTCTCATCGATCTTTTCGCTGATTTTGTCGCCGGCGATTTTGGTGGCGACCTGGCCCATGCGCTCATTGTCCAGGCGGCAAGCCTTGGCGCCGAGTTCCAGTGGGCCGCGGCAGCGCAGCGGCCACTGGATACCGACGAACTTGTCGCCGACCTGACAGGCCGGATCCGGCATGGCGCTCGTATCGCCTTCGACGATGATGCCAACGCGGTAATCCATGCCCAGCACCCGCAGGTCGATGTCGCCGTCACCATTCACGGTCATGCCAGGAATACGAACTTTCAGGTCCGGGTTGCTGGCTACACCATTGCGGAAAGTCAGGTTGCCTTTGAGTTCCTGGAACGGTGTGTCCTTGCCTCGCGGTTCGCCGCTCAGGGTTTTGCGGTTCAGCGTGGCGATGCCTTTGCACAGTTGCTGTTCGAGGTTGGCATTGAGCAGCACGCCGTTGTTGATGACGAAACTGGCGTTGCCGTTGAGGGTTTCGATCAGTGCTTTCTGGCTGTTGCCATTGCCGGTCAGGTTGCTGTCGAGCGTGACCAGGCCTTTGACCGGCGGATTTTTACCCTGGCTTTCGAGGATTTTCTCCACAGGCACTTTGCTGATGCGCGTCTGCATGTTCAGCGCCGGGGCCTGTTGACGCACGTCGAGGGTGCCCTTGGATTCGAAGGTGCCGTCGTACAGGTCGCCGCGCAGGTTCTCAAGCGTCAGCAGGCCTTCCTTGCCATTGGCCTTGAGCACCGCGTTCTGGATTGGCAGTTTGTCGAGGGTCAACTGGCCAAACGTCAGGTCAGCGTCCACATCAAGTTTGCTCAGGCGTTCCACCGGCAACAGGCGCTCGCTGCTCCACGCGTCTTTGGTGGGCTTGTCCGGCAGCGGCGTACTACCCGCGCCAGCCATGGCGTCGGCTTCGGTGCTGGCCACTTCAGCCTTGCGCACTTGTGTCGCGCTGTTGGCTTCGGCGGATTTTGGCGGCAGGTAACGGTCGACGTTGAAGGTGTCAGCCTTGAGGACCGCGCGCAGCGATTGCTTGGCGAAGTCCTCGACGGCGATGCGGCCGGTGAAGGTGCTGTCGTCGACTTTCAGGTTGATGTTGTCGAACACCACGCTGGTCGGCGTACCGGCAACGCGGCTGACCAGTTCAACTTTGCTCAGGCTACCCTCAGCCATGGCCGGGAGTGTCTGGCCGATGCTGTCGACGAACTTCGCCAGGTCGAACTGGGCAATCGAAATGCCGCCGTTGATTTGCGGCGTCTTGTCGAGGTCGTTGACCTTCAGCTCACCCAGTGCGCGCAGCTGGTTGGCGGAGATCTTGATGCCGGTCCATTCGGCGACGTTCGCTGCTTTATCCAGCAACAACTGGCCTTGGGCGGCGAAGGTCACGGTCTTGCCTTGCAGCGGATCGCCGGCGACTTCACCGGACAACTTCAGGTCTTCGAATTTGTAGCGTTGCAAGGCGCGTTCAAAACGCAGCTCGCCATTGAGCTCGGTACGCACCCGCAGAACCGGCTGATTGGTGCCGAGGAACGCGGTGAGTTTGACCGGGATGTTGGTGGAATCGTGGACCGGCCCGGTGCTCAGCTGGATGCTTTCGGCGCTGAACTGCTTGCCGGTCTTCTCGTCGCTGTATTCAACGCGGGCGTTATTGACGGTCAGGCTGTCGATGTCCAGGCGAATCGGCTGCGCCGGTTTTTCCACCTGGACGGTGGTTTCCGGTGCAGGTTCGCCAGGAGTGACCGCCGGTGCAGTCGGGTTGGCAGTCACCGGCACCTTGCCGATGTCTTCCCAGTTGCCGTGGCCGTCCTTGTCGCGGTTCAGGCGCAGGTTCAGGCCTTCGACACGCACGTCGCTCATTTGCACTTCGCGGCGCAGCAGCGGCAGCACGCGCACCGACAGACCGAGCATCTGCAAGTCAGCGAAGGGCTCGGTGGGCTTGGCCAGGGTCGCGACGCTGGCTTCGTGCAATTCCAGGCCGAGCCACGGGAACAGACTCCAGCCGATGTCGCCATTGAGCGTCAGCTCGATGTGGGCCTTGTCGCGGGCAATCTGGCGGATCTCGTCTTTGTAGTCGTTGGGATCAAAGAGGTGGGTCAGGGCAAAGCCCAGCGCCACAATGATCAGCAACAGCCCGAGAAGTACCAGACCCAGGATTTTGCCGAACGCTTTCATGGGCGAGTCCTTGTAGTTAGTCGAATTCGAATTTAGCCGGGGAGTATAGCGCTCCGAAGTGGACGACCGGTCAGCGATCAGCCGGGCAGTGTATCCAGCGGCACTTTCAGTTTGGCCGCCAGTGCTTGTGCTTCAAGGTGCCCGGCAGGTGCCAGCAGGCGTAATGTCGCGCCCGATTGCGACGCCATTTCCCGGGCTTCGTTCACCAGCCGCTCAGCAACCCCGCGACGGCGGGTGATTTTTCGTACACATAGCTGGGACAGATGCCAGACATCCTGGTGCCTTTGCAGGCGCGCGGCACCCAACAGGCGATCGTTGAAACGCCCGCCGATCAGCGAACCTTCCCGCAGACAGCCTTCGATCAACTGCACATCACCAGCAAACGGGGCGAACAACCAGTCCGGCGCGTCGCGGTAGATTTTCTGCAGATCCTGCTGATCCTGATAGCTGGCTTCGTTCAGCAGCTCGACGATGATAGGCATGGCGGTTCCTTCAGTGGTACGAGAACAGACGACTTGCGAAAAGGTGATATCAGTTTGGTTTTTCTGTCACGTGCAAATGGTAACCTCTGCCAGTTCGTCCGTCCTTCTGCGACGTGATGTCGCACCAAAATGGAGCTCCACCTTAAAAACAGTCATGCGTGCGCATAAAGGCTGGGGGTGGGGAGTACTGGCGAACCATACTAATAATTGGGGGATACACAATGACCACGAGCATCACGGCGGACGGCCTCAACGCCGACCAGCCCTCGTTCCTGTCCAAGGAGCGCATCATCGCCAAGCCCGGTTTCAACCGTTGGCTGGTGCCACCGGCCGCGTTGGCCATCCACCTCTGCATCGGCATGGCTTACGGTTTCTCGGTGTTCTGGCTGCCCCTGTCCAAGGCGCTGGGCGTGACCAAGGCAGTCGCGTGTGCGCCGGACATGAGCTTCATCTCGCAGGTTTTCTCGTCGCAATGCGACTGGCCGATCTCGATGCTCGGCTGGATCTACACCCTGTTCTTCATCTTCCTCGGCTGCTCGGCAGCGATCTGGGGTGGCTGGCTGGAACACGCCGGGCCGCGCAAAGCTGGTGTTGTGTCGGCACTGTGCTGGTGTGGTGGTCTGCTGATTTCGGCGCTGGGCGTGTATACACATCAGATCTGGCTGATGTGGATCGGCTCCGGGGTCATTGGCGGTATCGGCCTGGGCCTGGGTTACATTTCGCCGGTTTCGACCCTGATCAAGTGGTTCCCGGACAAGCGCGGCATGGCGACCGGCATGGCGATCATGGGTTTCGGTGGTGGCGCGATGGTTGGTGCTCCACTGGCCGCGGCCTTGATGGGTCACTTCGCATCGGCAGAAAGCGTAGGCGTGTGGCAGAGTTTCCTGGTGATGGCCGCGATCTACTTTGTGTTCATGATCGGCGGCGCATTGTCCTACCGCGTTCCGCCAACCGGCTGGAAGCCTGAGGGCTGGACTGCTCCGGCGAAAAAAGCCTCGAACGCGATGATCACCCATCGCCACGTACACGTGAATGTGGCGTGGAAAACCCCACAATTCCGTCTGGTGTGGCTGGTGCTGTGCCTGAACGTTTCTGCCGGTATCGGCATCCTCGGCATGGCTTCGCCGCTGTTGCAGGAAGTGTTCGCCGGCAAATTGCTCGGCACTGGCCAGACGTTTGGTCAGCTGGACGCGGGCCAACTGGCCTCGATTGCCGCGATTGCTGCCGGCTTCACCGGTTTGCTGAGCCTGTTCAACATCGGCGGGCGGTTCTTCTGGGCTTCGTTCTCGGATTACCTGGGTCGTAAAAACACTTATTTCGTGTTCTTCGCCCTCGGTTTTGCGTTGTACGCACTGATCCCGAACCTTGGTCACCTGGGCAACGTTGCGCTGTTCGTAGCGGCGTTCTGCGTGATCCTGTCGATGTACGGCGGTGGTTTTGCGACGGTGCCGGCTTACCTTGCCGACCTGTTCGGTACGCAAATGGTTGGCGCGATCCATGGTCGTCTCCTGACCGCCTGGGCTGCCGCTGGCGTGCTGGGTCCGGTGTTGGTGAACTACCTGCGTGAGTATCAGCTGAGCATCGGCGTTGAACGCGCCGCAGCCTATGACATCACCTTGTACATCCTCGCGGGCCTGTTGGTGCTGGGGTTCCTGTGCAACCTGCTGGTTCGCCCGGTGGCCGACAAGTACTTCATGACCGACGCTGAACTGGCCGCCGAACAGGCGCTGGGCCACGACAAGGGTGCTGATGCCAGCACCGTGCTGGAGTGGAAAGCGGATGCAGGCACCAAGCCGTTGGCAGTGGCTGCGTGGCTGGTGGTGGGTATTCCGTTGGCGTGGGGTGTTTGGGTGACTCTGCAAAAAACTGCGGTCCTTTTCCACTGATGATCTCGCGCCCGACCCGTTGGGCGCACCGCTTCCTGTAGGAGCGAAGCTTGCTCGCGAAGAACGATGACGCGGTGTATCAGGTACACCGTCTTCGCGGGCAAGCCTCGCTCCTACATGTCATTACAGGTACAACCCCGGCACGGTCGGATTCCCTCCGTCAGCGATATCACCTCTCGTGTTTCTGTTTCCCGCCCGCGCCCCTATAATGGCTGCCTTTTTCGCCCAATGATTTTGCGGAGCTGGTGATGGCCGAACGTAAGGCGTCAGTCGAGCGCGACACTCTGGAAACCCAGATCAAAGCCTCGATCAACCTGGATGGCACCGGAAAGGCCCGATTCGATATCGGTGTTCCTTTTCTTGAGCACATGCTGGACCAGATCGCCCGTCACGGGCTGATCGACCTGGATATTGTCAGCAAGGGCGACCTGCATATCGACGACCACCACACCGTGGAAGACGTCGGTATCACCCTCGGTCAGGCCTTCGCCAAAGCCATCGGCGACAAAAAAGGCATCCGTCGCTACGGCCACGCCTACGTCCCGCTCGATGAAGCGCTGTCGCGCGTGGTGATCGACTTCTCCGGCCGTCCTGGCCTGCAGATGCATGTTCCCTACACCCGCGCCACCGTCGGCGGTTTTGACGTTGACCTGTTCCAGGAATTCTTTCAGGGCTTCGTCAACCATGCCCTCGTCAGCCTGCACATCGACAACCTGCGTGGCACCAACACCCACCACCAGATCGAAACCGTGTTCAAGGCATTCGGCCGCGCACTGCGCATGGCCGTAGAGCTGGATGACCGCATGGCCGGTCAGATGCCGTCGACCAAAGGCGTTCTGTAATGCAGACGGTCGCGGTTATCGATTACGGCATGGGCAACCTGCACTCGGTGGCCAAGGCCCTCGAGCACGTGGGTGCCGGCAAGGTCTTGATCACCAGCGATGCCGACGTGATTCGCGAAGCCGACCGGGTGGTTTTCCCCGGCGTCGGCGCGATTCGCGATTGCATGGCGGAAATCCGTCGCCTGGGCTTCGACTCGCTGGTGCGTGAAGTCAGCCAGGACCGTCCGTTCCTCGGCATCTGCGTCGGCATGCAAGCCTTGCTCGACAGCAGCGAAGAGAACGACGGCGTCGACTGCATCGGCCTGTTCCCGGGCGCGGTGAAGTTCTTCGGCAAAGACCTGCATGAAGACGGCGAGCACCTGAAAGTCCCGCACATGGGCTGGAACGAAGTGAAGCAGACGATCGCGCATCCGCTGTGGCACAACATTTCGGACCTGGCGCGTTTCTACTTCGTGCACAGCTACTACATCGCTGCCGGCAACGCGCGGCAGGTGGTGGGTGGCGGTCATTACGGTGTCGATTTCGCTGCAGCGCTGGCCGATGGCTCGCGTTTCGCCGTGCAATTCCACCCGGAGAAGAGCCATACCCATGGCCTGCAATTGCTGCAGAACTTCGCCGCGTGGGACGGTCGCTGGTAAATGGCCGTCAAGAAGAAGCCGCCGATTCTGACCCTCACTCCCGAACAGGAGAACGAGGCCAATCACAAGATCAAGCGCTTCATGGAGGATCGCTTCGAACTGGACCTGGGTTCGTTCGAAGCGGCTGAAATCCTTGAGCTGTTTACCCGTGAAATTGCGCCGCACTATTACAACAGGGCGATTTTCGATGTGCAGACGCACCTCAAAGAGAGGTTCGAAAGCATCGAAAGCGACCTGTGGGCGCTCGAGAAAAACTGATTTCCGAGCGAAGCTGAACAATCGAATTTGAAGGTTTGCCAGATGCTGATTATTCCCGCTATCGATCTCAAAGACGGTGCCTGTGTTCGTCTGCGCCAGGGCCGCATGGAAGATTCCACAGTGTTCTCCGATGACCCGGTGAGCATGGCTGCCAAGTGGGTGGAGGGCGGTTGCCGTCGTCTGCATCTGGTCGACCTGAACGGCGCCTTCGAAGGCCAGCCGGTCAACGGCGAAGTGGTCACCGCCATCGCCAAGCGCTACCCGAACCTGCCGATCCAGATCGGCGGCGGTATCCGTTCCCTGGAAACCATCGAGCACTACGTGAAAGCGGGCGTGAGCTACGTGATCATCGGCACCAAAGCCGTGAAAGATCCGGCTTTCGTGGCTGAAGCCTGCCGCGCTTTCCCGGGTAAAGTGATTGTCGGCCTCGACGCCAAAGACGGTTTCGTCGCCACCGATGGCTGGGCTGAAATCAGCACCGTCCAGGTGATAGACCTGGCCAAGCAGTTCGAAGCCGATGGCGTGTCCGCGATCGTTTATACCGACATCGCCAAAGACGGCATGATGCAGGGCTGCAACGTGCCGTTCACCGCGGCGCTGGCCGCTGCGACGAAGATTCCGGTGATCGCTTCCGGCGGCATCCACAACCTCGGTGACATAAAGTCGCTGCTCGACGCCAAGGCGCCAGGCATCATTGGCGCGATCACCGGCCGGGCGATCTACGAAGGCACCCTCGACGTCGCCGAAGCGCAAGCTTTCTGCGATTCGTACAAAGGCTGAGGACTGACCATGGCGCTGGCCAAACGCATCATCCCTTGCCTGGACGTGGACAACGGCCGGGTCGTTAAAGGTGTGAAGTTCGAGAACATTCGTGACGCCGGTGACCCGGTGGAAATCGCCCGTCGCTACGACGAGCAGGGTGCCGACGAGATTACCTTTCTCGACATCACCGCCAGCGTCGACGGTCGCGACACCACGCTGCACACCGTTGAACGCATGGCCAGCCAGGTGTTTATTCCGCTGACCGTGGGTGGCGGCGTGCGCACCGTGCAGGACATTCGCAATCTGCTGAATGCCGGCGCGGACAAGGTCTCGATCAACACCGCCGCGGTGTTCAACCCGGAATTCGTTGGCGAGGCCGCGCAGCATTTCGGTTCGCAGTGCATCGTTGTCGCCATCGACGCCAAGAAGGTCTCCGGCCCGGGCGAAACCCCGCGCTGGGAAATCTTCACTCACGGCGGACGCAAGCCGACCGGTCTCGATGCCGTTGAATGGGCGAAGAAGATGGAAGGCCTGGGTGCCGGTGAAATCCTGCTGACCAGCATGGATCAGGACGGCATGAAAAACGGCTTCGACCTGGGCGTCACCCGCGCCATCAGCGATGCCTTGGGCATTCCGGTGATTGCCTCTGGCGGTGTCGGCAACCTGCAGCACTTGGCCGACGGCATTCTCGAAGGCCACGCCAGCGCGGTATTGGCGGCGAGTATTTTCCACTTCGGCGAATACACCGTGCAGGAAGCCAAGGCCTACATGGCTCATCGCGGCATCGTGATGCGCTAAACAAACCGATACAGGCCAGTGGACATCATGGCGGGCTCAAGGCACTCTTGGGTACGCCATGGATCTCGGTAGCCAGACATGCTCAAACGCCTTCTACTTGCCCTCGCCAGCGCATCTCTATTGCTCATCAATGGAGTGCACGCTGCAGAAAATCCTGACGCCGACCTCGTGTTGCTGACGGAAAACTTCCCGCCGTACAACATGGCCAAGAACGGCAAGAACTTCGCTCAGGACGAGAACATCAATGGCATCGCCGTGGACATCGTCCGCGAGATGTTCAAGCGTGCTGACATTACCTACAGCCTGACGCTGCGTTTCCCTTGGGAGCGAATCTACAAGCTCGCCCTCGAGAAACCTGGATATGGCGTCTTCGTGATGGCGCGGTTGCCGGATCGCGAGAAGCTTTTCAAGTGGGTCGGCCCGATTGGTCCGGATGACTGGATCATGCTGGCCAAGGCGGACAGCAAAATCAGCCTGGAAACGCTGGAAGATGCGCGCAAATACAAGATCGGTGCGTACAAGGGCGATGCGATTGCCGAGACACTGGCCAAGCAAGGGCTGAAGCCGATTGTTGTGCTGCGCGACCAGGACAACGCGAAGAAACTGGTCAGCGGCCAGATCGATCTTTGGGCCACCGGCGACCCGGCAGGCCGCTATCTGGCCCGCCAGGACGGGGTGACCGGTCTCAAGACCGTGCTGCGCTTCAACAGCGCCGAGCTGTACCTGGCGCTGAACAAGGACGTGCCGGACGAAACCGTCGCCAAGCTCCAGGCTGCGCTGGATCAGTTGCGCAAGGACGGGGTGGTCGATGAAATCATGGGGCGGTATCTGTAACGGCTGACGAATCGCTCACCGGCATAGGGACTGCGATGACATCACCGACTTCAGTCGGATACTCGGCAAAGTACAAACTGTCGCTATCTGCGTAAGCGAAGTTGACAGCCGCTTGCGTGCCATCTTCGCGCAATAACTCGTAGTGACTCTGCAATTGATAAACCGCCACCATCTTGTTTTTCGGAACAAAGGAGACGACTTCTATGGCTTTCGAAGTGGTCCATCCGCTGGATGTTGATTCGGTATGAGTGAAAAGCTTGTTCAACTGTGCCGAGAATTTTATTGGCCGGTTTACTTCCGAACCGCCCATTGGCCATTCGGTTTTGACCTCGATAGAGGTGAGGCGAGTGAATAACTGCAAAACCTTGCCGATCAGCACTCGGGACGCTGTCCATCTGAATAGCTTGCTCCCGTCGCCTGTGTTGTGGCCGTAACCGACGAGTGCATATCGGTCTGTTCTTTCCAGGCGGTAATACGGTGATTTGCTTAATCTTTCGATGGGGCTCAAAGCATTGTCTTCGACGGCGAACCAGGGAAGGATGGCAATTTGCGTGGCCTCGGATGCTTCAAGAGGTGAGGGCGCCGCGAATCCTGAAAGTACTGGAACTTCAGGTGCGGGATTGATCAGCTGGGGGATCTGCATTCGCAATGAATAAGCGGCGACTTGGGTCGACGGATGGGCAACGTTCTTGAAGCCGACGAAGGTGCCGGGTGCGAAGTAGATCTCTCCTGCTGCCGCGACTGGAGGCTTGATATGCCAGGCGCCGAAATCTTGCGTCCCGCCATTGCCCCAATTGTTCCAGATCGAGTCGCCGAGGCTTGAATCGATAACCAGATCCGCCCGTACGCAACGTATCGCGTGAAGTGGCGGCTTTTCGTCGTCCCTGCTACACACCAGCCCCAGTGCTACATATCCATCAGGCGGGATCGGTCGCCATAGCGTACCGACCGATTCTGAGCCCGGGTCCCTCCATATTTGCTCATAGTCAACCGGCCGGTTGAGTGCTTTTGCTTGCGACGAATCTCCGATTTGCGCAATGCCCTCGCAAACAACCGCTGCGACTCTCTTGCCGTTGATGTTGTCATCCCCGGATTCGACGATATCGCCCAGCGGGAAAAAACCCGGCAGCAAATCAGGAGCGGGCGTGGGGCGCCAAAAGGTGCCGGGTTTTGGCGCCGAGCCACTGAAGTTCGAGCTCCGGTTGAATTCGGTCGTAAAGTTGATCAGCAGGTTTTTGTATTTAATTGATTCCATCTGTCTGCCGACAGAGGCGATATTGTCATCGGTGATCATAAGCAATCCTGATAGTTGAAAGGCGGCTCAGGGGAGCCGCGACCTTTTGCAGGTCTCACTATCCGGAATGGCGGAACGCATCTGGCGGTAATTATTTATCGGTTGTGACGGGGTATTACCGATAAATCCCGTCTTTGCCGTGAGCGGCCGTTGCGCGATTGCTGCGCACGCTGATCATCTGCTTGATGTCGATCCATTCGATACCCTGAGCTTTGAGCTTGGGCAG
This genomic window contains:
- the hisF gene encoding imidazole glycerol phosphate synthase subunit HisF; translated protein: MALAKRIIPCLDVDNGRVVKGVKFENIRDAGDPVEIARRYDEQGADEITFLDITASVDGRDTTLHTVERMASQVFIPLTVGGGVRTVQDIRNLLNAGADKVSINTAAVFNPEFVGEAAQHFGSQCIVVAIDAKKVSGPGETPRWEIFTHGGRKPTGLDAVEWAKKMEGLGAGEILLTSMDQDGMKNGFDLGVTRAISDALGIPVIASGGVGNLQHLADGILEGHASAVLAASIFHFGEYTVQEAKAYMAHRGIVMR
- a CDS encoding acetyl-CoA sensor PanZ family protein; translated protein: MPIIVELLNEASYQDQQDLQKIYRDAPDWLFAPFAGDVQLIEGCLREGSLIGGRFNDRLLGAARLQRHQDVWHLSQLCVRKITRRRGVAERLVNEAREMASQSGATLRLLAPAGHLEAQALAAKLKVPLDTLPG
- a CDS encoding AsmA family protein, which translates into the protein MKAFGKILGLVLLGLLLIIVALGFALTHLFDPNDYKDEIRQIARDKAHIELTLNGDIGWSLFPWLGLELHEASVATLAKPTEPFADLQMLGLSVRVLPLLRREVQMSDVRVEGLNLRLNRDKDGHGNWEDIGKVPVTANPTAPAVTPGEPAPETTVQVEKPAQPIRLDIDSLTVNNARVEYSDEKTGKQFSAESIQLSTGPVHDSTNIPVKLTAFLGTNQPVLRVRTELNGELRFERALQRYKFEDLKLSGEVAGDPLQGKTVTFAAQGQLLLDKAANVAEWTGIKISANQLRALGELKVNDLDKTPQINGGISIAQFDLAKFVDSIGQTLPAMAEGSLSKVELVSRVAGTPTSVVFDNINLKVDDSTFTGRIAVEDFAKQSLRAVLKADTFNVDRYLPPKSAEANSATQVRKAEVASTEADAMAGAGSTPLPDKPTKDAWSSERLLPVERLSKLDVDADLTFGQLTLDKLPIQNAVLKANGKEGLLTLENLRGDLYDGTFESKGTLDVRQQAPALNMQTRISKVPVEKILESQGKNPPVKGLVTLDSNLTGNGNSQKALIETLNGNASFVINNGVLLNANLEQQLCKGIATLNRKTLSGEPRGKDTPFQELKGNLTFRNGVASNPDLKVRIPGMTVNGDGDIDLRVLGMDYRVGIIVEGDTSAMPDPACQVGDKFVGIQWPLRCRGPLELGAKACRLDNERMGQVATKIAGDKISEKIDEKLGDKVSPELKNALKGLFKR
- the hisH gene encoding imidazole glycerol phosphate synthase subunit HisH, coding for MQTVAVIDYGMGNLHSVAKALEHVGAGKVLITSDADVIREADRVVFPGVGAIRDCMAEIRRLGFDSLVREVSQDRPFLGICVGMQALLDSSEENDGVDCIGLFPGAVKFFGKDLHEDGEHLKVPHMGWNEVKQTIAHPLWHNISDLARFYFVHSYYIAAGNARQVVGGGHYGVDFAAALADGSRFAVQFHPEKSHTHGLQLLQNFAAWDGRW
- the hisA gene encoding 1-(5-phosphoribosyl)-5-[(5-phosphoribosylamino)methylideneamino]imidazole-4-carboxamide isomerase, coding for MLIIPAIDLKDGACVRLRQGRMEDSTVFSDDPVSMAAKWVEGGCRRLHLVDLNGAFEGQPVNGEVVTAIAKRYPNLPIQIGGGIRSLETIEHYVKAGVSYVIIGTKAVKDPAFVAEACRAFPGKVIVGLDAKDGFVATDGWAEISTVQVIDLAKQFEADGVSAIVYTDIAKDGMMQGCNVPFTAALAAATKIPVIASGGIHNLGDIKSLLDAKAPGIIGAITGRAIYEGTLDVAEAQAFCDSYKG
- the mutY gene encoding A/G-specific adenine glycosylase gives rise to the protein MRAEQFSSAVLDWYDRHGRHDLPWQQGITPYRVWVSEIMLQQTQVSTVLNYFDRFMASLPTVEALAAAPEDEVLHLWTGLGYYTRARNLQKTAKIVVAEYGGEFPRDVEKLVELPGIGLSTAGAIASLSMGLRAPILDGNVKRVLARFTAQEGYPGEPKVAKQLWANAERFTPHDRVNAYTQAMMDLGATLCTRSKPSCLLCPLEKGCEAHMLGLETRYPIPKPRKTVPQKRTLMPMLANGEGAILLYRRPSTGLWGGLWSLPELDDLDDLQHLASQHSLELGSQQALPSLVHTFSHFQLSIEPWLVQVQEAGHHVAEADWLWYNLATPPRLGLAAPVKTLLERAAAVLNAGESS
- the hisB gene encoding imidazoleglycerol-phosphate dehydratase HisB, producing MAERKASVERDTLETQIKASINLDGTGKARFDIGVPFLEHMLDQIARHGLIDLDIVSKGDLHIDDHHTVEDVGITLGQAFAKAIGDKKGIRRYGHAYVPLDEALSRVVIDFSGRPGLQMHVPYTRATVGGFDVDLFQEFFQGFVNHALVSLHIDNLRGTNTHHQIETVFKAFGRALRMAVELDDRMAGQMPSTKGVL
- a CDS encoding OFA family MFS transporter; translated protein: MTTSITADGLNADQPSFLSKERIIAKPGFNRWLVPPAALAIHLCIGMAYGFSVFWLPLSKALGVTKAVACAPDMSFISQVFSSQCDWPISMLGWIYTLFFIFLGCSAAIWGGWLEHAGPRKAGVVSALCWCGGLLISALGVYTHQIWLMWIGSGVIGGIGLGLGYISPVSTLIKWFPDKRGMATGMAIMGFGGGAMVGAPLAAALMGHFASAESVGVWQSFLVMAAIYFVFMIGGALSYRVPPTGWKPEGWTAPAKKASNAMITHRHVHVNVAWKTPQFRLVWLVLCLNVSAGIGILGMASPLLQEVFAGKLLGTGQTFGQLDAGQLASIAAIAAGFTGLLSLFNIGGRFFWASFSDYLGRKNTYFVFFALGFALYALIPNLGHLGNVALFVAAFCVILSMYGGGFATVPAYLADLFGTQMVGAIHGRLLTAWAAAGVLGPVLVNYLREYQLSIGVERAAAYDITLYILAGLLVLGFLCNLLVRPVADKYFMTDAELAAEQALGHDKGADASTVLEWKADAGTKPLAVAAWLVVGIPLAWGVWVTLQKTAVLFH
- a CDS encoding DUF2164 domain-containing protein, with translation MAVKKKPPILTLTPEQENEANHKIKRFMEDRFELDLGSFEAAEILELFTREIAPHYYNRAIFDVQTHLKERFESIESDLWALEKN
- a CDS encoding Vps62-related protein; the protein is MITDDNIASVGRQMESIKYKNLLINFTTEFNRSSNFSGSAPKPGTFWRPTPAPDLLPGFFPLGDIVESGDDNINGKRVAAVVCEGIAQIGDSSQAKALNRPVDYEQIWRDPGSESVGTLWRPIPPDGYVALGLVCSRDDEKPPLHAIRCVRADLVIDSSLGDSIWNNWGNGGTQDFGAWHIKPPVAAAGEIYFAPGTFVGFKNVAHPSTQVAAYSLRMQIPQLINPAPEVPVLSGFAAPSPLEASEATQIAILPWFAVEDNALSPIERLSKSPYYRLERTDRYALVGYGHNTGDGSKLFRWTASRVLIGKVLQLFTRLTSIEVKTEWPMGGSEVNRPIKFSAQLNKLFTHTESTSSGWTTSKAIEVVSFVPKNKMVAVYQLQSHYELLREDGTQAAVNFAYADSDSLYFAEYPTEVGDVIAVPMPVSDSSAVTDTAP
- a CDS encoding substrate-binding periplasmic protein — its product is MLKRLLLALASASLLLINGVHAAENPDADLVLLTENFPPYNMAKNGKNFAQDENINGIAVDIVREMFKRADITYSLTLRFPWERIYKLALEKPGYGVFVMARLPDREKLFKWVGPIGPDDWIMLAKADSKISLETLEDARKYKIGAYKGDAIAETLAKQGLKPIVVLRDQDNAKKLVSGQIDLWATGDPAGRYLARQDGVTGLKTVLRFNSAELYLALNKDVPDETVAKLQAALDQLRKDGVVDEIMGRYL